From Macrobrachium nipponense isolate FS-2020 chromosome 6, ASM1510439v2, whole genome shotgun sequence, a single genomic window includes:
- the LOC135216211 gene encoding adenylate cyclase type 9-like: MGCWHIQLRVNKKLFAINGMSPGDLLTHRVSGYYTSSQSSVAEHKFVEMGECGSGPEPSSIPLNESLTRFHQLRKQSDIQLVKCMQNDTNHRQYVAALPLSRTTLFFTDQVLEKQYRKQAHQPRRDSPRTLVSSNLNTHFDILVSAIVYFCVSASLFLMFEYTKGWLFLCLISTCWHILLLVLCSSQVAQGGDPSGNSSLSSRLYLKITHWRPWHVCGASLICLPLAAVFSNFSCDLQVKQDGTLRFFCYLSFVAIIHLCNFTQLNCWMKNILASIGTIILLVLVHPFICDQAQLTITDTSTESPANITKVTAKDASSEFSNQFIEVVVTSLLLLLLVWFLNREFEISYRHSFYGSVMAIKDEVRVQTMKNQADWLLQNIIPPHVADSIKASGKYSENHKDVAIMFASIVNFNELYDESYLGGKEYLRVLNELVADVDELLLRSEFKNIEKIKTIGSTYMAASGLDIKVRQANTDAHQHIFELVEFARAMQKVIDDFNKDLIEFNLILRIGLNFGDVTAGVIGTTKLYYDIWGDAVNIASRMDSTGMPGRIQVSSACAAVLNRRYELERRGQVFVKGKDNMDVYLLKGPKEDT, encoded by the coding sequence TTGAGATGGGTGAATGTGGAAGTGGACCGGAGCCCAGCAGTATTCCTTTGAATGAAAGCTTAACTCGCTTTCACCAGCTTCGGAAGCAGTCAGACATTCAACTTGTTAAGTGCATGCAGAATGACACCAATCATCGCCAATATGTTGCTGCACTACCATTGTCAAGAACCACTCTATTTTTCACTGATCAGGTTCTTGAAAAACAGTATCGCAAGCAAGCGCATCAACCTAGAAGAGATTCCCCTCGCACCCTGGTGTCCAGTAATCTTAATACACATTTTGATATTTTGGTGAGTGCtattgtgtatttttgtgtaaGTGCATCTTTGTTCCTAATGTTTGAATACACTAAAGGTTGGCTTTTTTTGTGCCTAATATCCACTTGCTGGCATATTCTTCTTTTAGTTTTATGTTCATCACAAGTGGCCCAAGGGGGAGACCCCTCAGGGAATTCATCCTTATCATCGAGGTTATATCTCAAAATAACCCACTGGCGCCCTTGGCATGTATGTGGAGCCTCTTTGATCTGCCTTCCTTTGGCTGCTGTCTTTTCAAATTTCTCTTGTGACTTGCAGGTAAAACAGGATGGTACCTTAAGATTCTTCTGTTATCTGTCTTTTGTTGCTATTATACATCTCTGTAACTTTACTCAACTAAACTGTTGGATGAAAAATATCCTTGCTTCAATTGGAACTATAATTTTGTTGGTATTGGTACACCCTTTTATATGTGACCAAGCTCAGTTGACTATCACTGATACATCGACAGAAAGCCCAGCCAACATCACTAAGGTGACTGCTAAAGATGCCTCTTCTGAATTTAGTAATCAATTTATTGAAGTGGTAGTTACTTCTTTACTATTATTGTTGCTTGTTTGGTTTTTAAACCGTGAGTTTGAAATTAGCTATAGGCATAGCTTTTATGGGTCTGTTATGGCAATTAAAGATGAGGTAAGGGTCCAGACCATGAAGAACCAAGCAGACTGGCTTTTACAGAACATTATCCCTCCACATGTGGCAGATTCAATCAAAGCTTCAGGAAAATATTCAGAGAACCACAAAGATGTAGCTATTATGTTTGCTTCTATCGTCAATTTCAATGAACTCTATGACGAAAGTTATTTAGGAGGAAAGGAGTATTTACGAGTTTTGAATGAACTTGTTGCTGATGTGGATGAGTTGCTACTTCGTAGTGAATTTAAGAATATtgagaaaattaaaactataggTAGTACTTACATGGCTGCCTCAGGACTTGACATTAAAGTACGGCAAGCTAACACAGATGCCCATCAACATATATTTGAACTTGTAGAATTTGCTCGAGCCATGCAGAAAGTCATAGATGACTTCAATAAGGACCTTATTGAGTTTAATCTTATCCTTCGCATTGGCCTCAACTTCGGTGATGTCACAGCAGGAGTGATAGGTACCACAAAGCTTTATTATGATATATGGGGAGATGCAGTCAATATAGCCTCTAGAATGGACTCAACAGGTATGCCAGGCCGCATACAAGTCAGCAGTGCTTGTGCTGCAGTTTTGAATAGACGATATGAATTGGAAAGACGTGGACAAGTTTTTGTTAAAGGAAAGGACAATATGGATGTCTATTTGCTCAAGGGACCAAAGGAAGACACATGA